Below is a genomic region from Isosphaeraceae bacterium EP7.
TCCTCCTGGCCGTCGCGCTGCCGGTCCTGGTCGGGGGAAAGGTCTATAACATGCTCCAGGCGATCATGATGGCGAAGGTCGCCGTGGTTCTGGGGTTCTGTCTGATCGTGGGCGTGCTCTTCGTCAGCCCTGAGAACTGGTGGAATGTGTTCAGCGGCTTCGCGAAGTTCGGCACGGTCCCCACCGTCGTCGATGGCCGCGAGACGACCGTCAACCTCGTCAGTCACTGGGCGAACGGGGAGGAGTGGCCCCTGATCGCGCTTGGGAACATCGCCGTACTCGGGGCGTTCGCGGGCTACGCAGGTGGGGGGGGTCTTTCGAACGCCACATACGGCAACTTCGTGCGAGATAAGGGCTGGGGGATGGGCAGTGTCGTCGGGGCCATCCCCAGCGCCATCGGCGGACGCCACGTGACGCTTAGCCACATCGGCAAGGTGTTCGTCATCGACGCCGAGAACCTGCGGCGATGGAAGGTCTGGTGGCGGTACGTCCTGATCGATCAAATCTATGTCTGGGCCCCTGGCTGCTTCATGGGAATGGCCCTTCCTGCGCTACTCTCTCTCGAGTTCGCGCCGAATTCCCCGCTCGTGGGCGCGAAGCTCGATTGGGCGCAATCGCTCATCACGGCCGATGGCATCCGGCATTCCCCACACTTCCTGGCGACGACGGCGAAGTCGATGTGGATCGCAACGGTGTTGGTCGGGATGATGGTGATGCTGCCCAGTCAGATGTCGATCGTCGACGACTTCAGCCGCCGCTGGACCGACATGATCTGGTCCGGCAACCGCCGGGTCCGCGAGTCGCTGGTAGGCCATCAGGCAGGGCGGATTTACTACTCGATCCTGTGCACCTACGTGATCTGGACGGTGGTCGCGGCCTACGTGTTCAGCACCTACGGCACACCCAAGCTGATGACCCTGGTGATTGCCAACCTCAACAATCTGGCGATCGGCTTGACCGCCTTCCATCTGCTATGGATCAACGTCACGCTATTACCCACCGAGCTAAGGCCGCGGTGGTATCAGCGAGCGGGACTCGCGGCGTGCGGGGTCTTCTATCTGTCGATGGCGGCGTTGGTATTCGTGACGAAACAATGGCCGATAATCCAGCAAATGCTAGGACGCTCGTGAGTCATGTGTCCGGGTGAGGCCGTTCACCCGGCCGGTGCCTCGGGCACTCCTGGAAGGTGCACCCGCACACCGACGCAGCGCCCCCTGCATACGGACACAGCCCCCCCTGAGTTCCCCGGCACGAGGCGAACTACCCGGCGTCTCGTGCCGCGGACATTCCTTCAACTTGATTTGATGAGATAAGGGAGAACGGGCCTGAATCAACGGCGCTGGCCGCCTCGTCCGAACGCAGGCGGTTCTAGAATTCCCGGGCATAGCCCGCCGTCCAGCCGCCGTCGACCGTGAGGATATGACCGTTCATGTAGCTATTCTCGGGATCGGCCAGGAAGAGGGCCGCGACGGCGATCTCGCGGGCCTCGGCCGGGCGGCCGAGCGGGATGTGCGCCAGCATCCTCTGAACCGAATCGCGGAAGAGGCCGTCCTCGCCATAGAAGAGCTGACGAGTACCGTCGGTGAGCGTCGAGCCCGGCGCGATCCCGTTCACTAGGATGCCGTGCGGGCCGAGTTCCAGCGCCATCGCCTTCGTCAAGTTGATGACGCCCGCCTTCGCGGCCACAAATGCGCATTGCAGACGCAGCGGCACCAGGCCGGCGATCGAGGCGATATTGATGATCCGGCCCGACCCCTGCGCCTTCATCGCTTGCGCGGCGAACCGGCTGACTTCGAACAGACCGGTCAGGTCGACCGAGAGAATCCGGTCCCACTCCGATCGCGGGAATTCATCGATGTTGACCCGGTGGGCCATCGTGTTGATGCCCGCGTTGTTGACCAGGATATCGAGCCGCCCGTGTGTCTCCACGACGCGACGCATGACGTCTTCGACCTGGTCGGTCCTGGTCACATCGAGCGGCATCGACGAGGCACCCGGGGTCCTCGCGGCGGCCTGGCGTGCGCCTGCCTCGTCCACGTCGGTGTAGACGACTCGGCTGCCGTTGGCGGCCAACGCATCGGCGATTGACTGGCCGATGCCGCGTGCGGCACCCGTCACCAGGCTGACTTTCTCGGAGAGATCGCAGCGCATCGTCGGGCCTCCTCAGGCGATCAGCCAAGGGCCTGGATTCTCAACCATCAGGGACAGATCCTGGAGGAATCGCGCCGCCGGCCCGCCGTCGACGATCCGATGGTCGAACGTGAGGCTCAGCGTCATCCGCTCGCGAGAGACGATCTGTTCGCCGATGGTGACGGGCTGACGCGCGATCCGACCGAGCCCCAGGATGGCGCACTCGGGCGAGTTGATGATCGGAGTGAACGCCTCGATGCCGAATGCACCGAGGTTGGTGATTGTGAACGTCCCACCCCTCATGTCGGCGGCGGGCAGGTGCCCCTCGCGTGCCTGGCCGATGAGTGCGAGCGACCGTTCGGCGATCTGCCGCAACCCGAGTTCTCCCGCTCCCCGGACCACCGGGACCAGCAGGCCGGCCTCGGTGTCGACGGCGAAGCCGACGTGGGCTTCGTTGCTCAGCTCGATCCGATCGTCGGCCCATCGCGCGTTGAGCATGGGATGATCGGCCAGCGCCAGGGCGGTCAATTTGATGAAGAAGTCGGTGAAGCTCGGCACCGGAGCCTTTGGAGACCGGGCGTCGCGGAACTGGAGTCGAAGGCTCACGAGATTCGTCGCGTCGATCGTGGTCATGAGCGTCACGGGGGCCGTCGTCCGGCGGCTCTCCACCATCCGCGCCGCGATGGTTCGCCGGATGGGGCTGACGGCAACTGATGGGACAGGGGCAACTTCAGCACGCGACGAGAGATCGCGGGCTGCCTCCAGCACGTCCACCTTGCGGATTCGACCGCCGCTACCGCTCCCTGCGAGACGAACCCAATCGATCCCCAGCTCTCGCGCGATTCGGCGTGCGAGCGGGGTCGAGCGGACCCGCCCCCGGCCGTTCGCGCGGACGACGACGAGCACCTCCGGTTCCGCCGACTTGAATGCCTCAACGGTGCGAACCGGCCGCGACGCCGGAGAGGCGGCGGGCGCGGCTTCGCCGGGCGTCAGGAGGTAGCCGAGGATCGCGCCGACGAGGACCTTGTCGCCCACGGCCGGTGCGTCGGGCGGGATGTTCAGGGTGCCGGGGTCGATCGACTCGACATCCTGGGTGGATTTGTCGCCTTCGAGGCTGAACAGGGGCTCGCCCTCGCGGACGGGGTCACCGTCTCGCTTGAGCCAGCCGGCGAAGACGCCTTCTTCCATGTTCCAGCCGAGGCGGGGGACGGTGATGGCGGTCGGCATGGGAGCGGTTCACTCGCGGATGAGGTCCCGGATGGCCGCGGCGATCGTGCCCGGATTCGGCACGACGCTCGCTTCCAGGGTCGGACTGTAGGGGATCGGCGTGTGGGCCCCGTTGAGACGGCGGATCGGCGCGTCGAGGTCGTCAAATCCGGCGTCCGCCATCCGTGCGGCGATCTCCGCGCCGATGCCGAACGGCGCGAATGCCTCGTCCACAATCAGAAGACGGCCGGTCTTCCGCACCGAGTCGTGGATCGTCTCGAAGTCGAGCGGGGCGACCGTACGAGGGTCGATCAGCTCGACGGAGATCCCCTCGGCGGCGAGGACCTCGCAGGCCTTCAACGTGTGATGGACCATGAGAGCCAGGGCCACGACGGTGACGTCGGCCCCCTCGCGGACGACGGCGGCCTTGCCGAACTCGATCTCGTAAGGCTCCTCGGGCACCGGCCCCTTGATCGCGATGACCTCGCGATGTTCCAGGAAGAGCACCGGATCGTCGCAACGCAGGGCCCGGGCCAGCAGACCCTTCGCATCGTAGGCCGATGACGGGACGACCACCCGAAGGCCCGGGAAATGGGCATACATCGGGTAATAGTTGCCCGAATGATGGGTCGCTGCCGAGTGGCCGACGCCGACGCATCCCCTCAGCAAGACCGGCATGGTCAGCCGACCGCTGCTCATGTACTGGACTTTGGCGATCTGGTTGAGGATCTCGCCGACGGCGTCGAGGACGAAGTCGGCGAACATGAAGTCGATCACCGGTCGCGTGCCGGTCATGGCCGCCCCGGTGGCCAGACCGACGAATCCGCGTTCACAAATCGGCGTGTCGCAGAGCCGCGCCGGGCCATATTTGCTGAACAGCCCCACCGTCGTGGCGAAGTTGCCCCCGCGTGCCCCGATCCCCTCGCCCATGACGAAGATCGACGGGTCCCGCTCCATCGCGTCGGCCAAGGCCTCCAACGTCGACTTCATGGAGGGGATCTCACGGACACCCGGCGGCGGGGGGCCGTTGCGGACCGGAGATGCCGGATCGTCGGCTTTCGGGGCCGCGTAGATATGATCCGTGGCGGTCGAGCCGTCGGGATAGGTGCCAGCCTCGGCGAACTGGATCGCGTCGGCGGCCACCTCCTCAACCTCGTCGTCCATCGCCTGCAGTTCGGCCTCGGTCGCGAACTTTTCCAGGAGGAGTTTCTCGCGGAGCCTGCGGATGGGGCATCTTCCTTTCCAGCCCTCCACATCCTCGCGGGTCCGATAGGTGTAGTCCCCCATGCCCTCGGCGTGGGCCCGGGTGCGGTAGGTCTTGCACTCGATCAGGGTGGCGCCTCCGCCCGAGCGGGCCCGCTCGACGGCTTCGCGGGCGGCCTCGGTGACGGCCAGGACGTCATTTCCGTCGACCTCGATACCGGGCAACCCATAGGCGCTCGCCCGTCCCGCGACCGAAGGGTTGCCGCTGGAGTAGGAGAACGGGACCTCGGTGGCGAACTGGTTGTTCTCGCAGATGAAGAGCGCGGGCAGCTTCCAGATTGAGGCCATGTTGAGGCCCTCATGGAAGGCCCCGTTGTTCACGGCGCCATCGCCGAAAAAGGCAACCGACACTCGCCCCGTTTCCATGAGCTTGGAGCTGTACGCCGATCCGGCCGCCTGGAGGATGCACGGGCCGACGATGCCACTTGTGCCCATCATGCCAACCTCGGGGGCGAAGAGGTGCATGCTGCCGCCTCGCCCGCGTGAACAGCCTTCCCGCCGGCCGAACAGCTCCGCCGCCAGTTCCCTGGGGGTCACGCCCTTGGCCAGGGCATGGCCATGCCCTCGGTGGGTGCTGAAGACGGTATCCGCGGCGTCGAGGTTGGCGCAAACGCCGGTGGCGATCGCCTCCTGGCCGACGTAGGTGTGGCAGGCTCCGTGGACCAGCCCCTTCTGATGAGCTCGCGCGAGATGCTCCTCGCACCTGCGAATCGTCTGCATCGTACGATAGAGCGACAGCAGGCCTTGGAGCGTCATGCTCTCGCCTTGAATCAGGGTTTCGGCCACTCGAGCACCACCTCATGTTGGATCGGCGTCGAATCCTCGCACTGGGGAGGGGGATTATCCCAGGTCGGGGCCCGAGACGCGAGGCACCGCCCATCCTCGGAATCAAGGTCCCCCTGACATACCCCCGCCAGTGATACGATGTGCGATGTTCTGGATCCGCAATTTGGTTAATGCGACTCCGTTAGCTTGGGGCTAAGTGCGGCGTGTTGAGCTGGCCGTTGGCCTGCGCCTCGACGAGCAGCCAGATTGGCGACCCGCGACACCTCGAAGCACTGGCCGGTCGCCCAGCCCCCAGCCGGCCAGACCCGATTCCAGGAGAATCGCCCGTCCATCGGGACCTTGGTCCCCTCGCGCCAGATCCCCTTGTGCCGGGGCGACCGGGCGGCAAACGCCGACAGGCTCACCGGCCGCGAGCCCGCGTCGCTTCCGCGGCTTGCGCTTGCCCCCATCTCCACACCTGTTCGTAGTCGCTGATCACCCGCTGTTTTGGGTAAAATGGCGGAATCGGTCGAATGGATCGTAGGAGAAGCCTCGAGCGTTCAAGGAAAGGCGGCGGCATTCGGATTCGTTTGGCCGTCTGGGCAGCTCACTCCTTCTTCGGTGCAAGTTGCGTCGCCATCTCCACCAGCGCGTCGAGCATCGTCTCGGAGGCTTGCGGCTCGAGATAATTGGTACCAGGCCAGGTCTCGTAGCCACCTAGCGCGAAGTGCCGCGGCGTGGGCAGGTAGCCGATGTAGCCGTGGTTGAGCTCGACCATGAACGAGTGGGCGATGGGACTCCTGCGTTTGAATGCCAGGCCGGTCTCGGTGAACGTTTCGCAAGGCGTCGTGCCGATGGCGATGTCGCCGATCCGCAAGACCTGAAGCGGCACGGCCGCGGTGTCGGCGGCCGCCGCGAGACTCTGGACGCGTGATGCGTAGCTCGCCGTGACGATGTCCGGCGAGTCGCCCCTGGCCTCAGTCGCCTTCGCCCATGCGAGCAACTCGGCGTCGATCTTGCGATATCCGATCTGCGGCTCCCGGTAGAGAGCCTGCAACTCCGCCACGTCCTTCCACTCTGCCTTGGTTAAGGCATCGCTGACCCTGCGGGCAACGTCCTCGGCCACATGCCGCATCTGCCCGTAAGCGGGCTTTGCCGGGCGAGGGTGGCGGAAGTCGATGTTGTTGACGTCGCCGCTGGTGCCGTTGGCCATCATCGCGACGTAGGGCGGATCGCCTTCCGTCCCACCCTGGAGTTTCGCCAGCGCCTTGCAAAACATGCCGTAGTAATCGGCCGAGATGTGCCCGTCTCCCACCCCGCCGACGTAGTGCAGCGAGTAAGCACAAAAGGTGGAAATCGGCTTCCCGGACGGCTCGCGCAGGCCGATGATCGAGACCGTCGGGTCAGTGGGTCCTGCGGGTTCGGTCAGGTCGGGGCTGCCCGACGGTGGGTTCATCCTGACCTTGTCCACCTTGCCGAAGGGATTCTTCGGCATCGTACCTTCCTTCATGAACCAGCGGCGGTTGAAGAGGTGCTCGGGGGCTTCCGCCGTCACGAAGGCGATCTGGGCGGGCCTTGCCAGGTTGAGCGCCCGCCTCACGCCGTCGGCCACGCGTCTGGCCACGAACCGCTGATAATCGTCGAGCGGCTGTTCGGAGGTGTAGGCACCCTTGCCCAGCGCGCTCGTGGCGGAGTGGGTGTGTGTCGCCGAGATCAGCACTCGTTCGGGCGGGATGCCCGTTTCTTCCTGGATGAGCCGCCGGGCCTCGACGCTGACGCTGCGGTGGAGACCGAGCAGGTCGCAGACGACGAGCGCGAGCTTCGTCTTGCCGTCGTCGAACACCAGGCAGCGAGCATGCAGTTCGTCGTGGACGTGCGTGGCGGGAAATCCCTTGAAGCCGCCGATGATCTCCAGGCCTAATTCCGGGGTGATGTTGCTCGTCGCCGCGCCGGCCCGGAGCGTTGGCTCGGCCGCGAAGACTGGGGCACACGCCAGGAGGGGTAGTAAGAAGGTAAGTAGCGTCTTCATGGTCCGGCACTCCGTGGGCAGCCGTCGGACGTGTCGCCTCATTGCGGGCGGGGCGGGATCCGGGCCGAGGGGGGCGACTGAGTCGATGGTGGGGGGCTAGCTGAACCGTGAGCTCGGCAAGCTCGCAGGACATCTTGCCCCGCCTGTGAAGGCACCGCAACGACTTTGTCGATCCCGGACGGATGAAGCGTCGAAGTCGTCCGCCA
It encodes:
- a CDS encoding dihydrolipoamide acetyltransferase family protein, with amino-acid sequence MPTAITVPRLGWNMEEGVFAGWLKRDGDPVREGEPLFSLEGDKSTQDVESIDPGTLNIPPDAPAVGDKVLVGAILGYLLTPGEAAPAASPASRPVRTVEAFKSAEPEVLVVVRANGRGRVRSTPLARRIARELGIDWVRLAGSGSGGRIRKVDVLEAARDLSSRAEVAPVPSVAVSPIRRTIAARMVESRRTTAPVTLMTTIDATNLVSLRLQFRDARSPKAPVPSFTDFFIKLTALALADHPMLNARWADDRIELSNEAHVGFAVDTEAGLLVPVVRGAGELGLRQIAERSLALIGQAREGHLPAADMRGGTFTITNLGAFGIEAFTPIINSPECAILGLGRIARQPVTIGEQIVSRERMTLSLTFDHRIVDGGPAARFLQDLSLMVENPGPWLIA
- a CDS encoding Nramp family divalent metal transporter; this translates as MPENVPRPKTCLPDWDVAELPEPHPLSWRNWTRFIGPGVVMMGIQIGGGEWLLGPEVTAKYGGGLMWIATIAIILQVFYNIECGRYSLYCGEPVFTGFLRTRPGPRFWMGFILFLNLSALIPGLSTHGAAMAASLWLDRPPTQADSKLVTGLAYVFLLAVALPVLVGGKVYNMLQAIMMAKVAVVLGFCLIVGVLFVSPENWWNVFSGFAKFGTVPTVVDGRETTVNLVSHWANGEEWPLIALGNIAVLGAFAGYAGGGGLSNATYGNFVRDKGWGMGSVVGAIPSAIGGRHVTLSHIGKVFVIDAENLRRWKVWWRYVLIDQIYVWAPGCFMGMALPALLSLEFAPNSPLVGAKLDWAQSLITADGIRHSPHFLATTAKSMWIATVLVGMMVMLPSQMSIVDDFSRRWTDMIWSGNRRVRESLVGHQAGRIYYSILCTYVIWTVVAAYVFSTYGTPKLMTLVIANLNNLAIGLTAFHLLWINVTLLPTELRPRWYQRAGLAACGVFYLSMAALVFVTKQWPIIQQMLGRS
- a CDS encoding dehydrogenase E1 component subunit alpha/beta → MTLQGLLSLYRTMQTIRRCEEHLARAHQKGLVHGACHTYVGQEAIATGVCANLDAADTVFSTHRGHGHALAKGVTPRELAAELFGRREGCSRGRGGSMHLFAPEVGMMGTSGIVGPCILQAAGSAYSSKLMETGRVSVAFFGDGAVNNGAFHEGLNMASIWKLPALFICENNQFATEVPFSYSSGNPSVAGRASAYGLPGIEVDGNDVLAVTEAAREAVERARSGGGATLIECKTYRTRAHAEGMGDYTYRTREDVEGWKGRCPIRRLREKLLLEKFATEAELQAMDDEVEEVAADAIQFAEAGTYPDGSTATDHIYAAPKADDPASPVRNGPPPPGVREIPSMKSTLEALADAMERDPSIFVMGEGIGARGGNFATTVGLFSKYGPARLCDTPICERGFVGLATGAAMTGTRPVIDFMFADFVLDAVGEILNQIAKVQYMSSGRLTMPVLLRGCVGVGHSAATHHSGNYYPMYAHFPGLRVVVPSSAYDAKGLLARALRCDDPVLFLEHREVIAIKGPVPEEPYEIEFGKAAVVREGADVTVVALALMVHHTLKACEVLAAEGISVELIDPRTVAPLDFETIHDSVRKTGRLLIVDEAFAPFGIGAEIAARMADAGFDDLDAPIRRLNGAHTPIPYSPTLEASVVPNPGTIAAAIRDLIRE
- a CDS encoding SDR family NAD(P)-dependent oxidoreductase; amino-acid sequence: MRCDLSEKVSLVTGAARGIGQSIADALAANGSRVVYTDVDEAGARQAAARTPGASSMPLDVTRTDQVEDVMRRVVETHGRLDILVNNAGINTMAHRVNIDEFPRSEWDRILSVDLTGLFEVSRFAAQAMKAQGSGRIINIASIAGLVPLRLQCAFVAAKAGVINLTKAMALELGPHGILVNGIAPGSTLTDGTRQLFYGEDGLFRDSVQRMLAHIPLGRPAEAREIAVAALFLADPENSYMNGHILTVDGGWTAGYAREF